In Chanos chanos chromosome 14, fChaCha1.1, whole genome shotgun sequence, the sequence agattaaaaaaatgaatagaaaatgagaataaaaaaaaatcagatgcgTTTCACAGGTCTTATATGATTCCGGAACTATACGACATCTCCACAAAAACTGTAAGGACATTAACGTAATTTCGCGGTATGACGTCGTAGTTCTGTGATATTAAGACGTAATCTCAAGGTAGCCTACGAACGAAGTTTTTGGTTTAGTTTAAAGTTTGGCTATCCATTTCTCGACAATAGTCGGAATTAAGAGTTTCGCAATATTACAGAGGGGAGGAAAAATCACTCCACCCTATGGCTGAATCTATCGTTTTCTACGCCTTATAATTACACGAGGTATGGGCGACTCAGTTCTAACGTCACATAGGCCTACTTACTTAACTAGAGTTAAAGATTAATCTCCGATCCAGTAGTTCAGTGTCAAACCCTTTCCGAActatttttttcctgaagtCACCATGCGACCACACTCACGTATCCTCCCTTGTTTGATTTCTGGGCTTTGTTTGCTTCAGAACATTAACTGTGGGAATATCTTGGTATGGTACACGGAGGGGAGTCACTGGATAAATCTGAAACCAGTATTGGACACACTGGTGGACAGAGGTCACCATGTAACCGTTCTCCTCCCGAACGCCTCGATCTTTATGGACTTAAACGAGACCACTTCATATAACTACGAGAATTTTAACGTTTCGCTGTCGACCTCCGATCTAAAGAATGCAATGGAAAGGTTCTTTCGTTTTTCGATGTATGAGATGGATCACATGAATTCCATTGAAATCTTCTTCAAGTTTTTCGAAATCATCTCGAAACATTTGGATATGGTCCTCGTGTACTGTGACGGACTGCTTCACTCAGAACCAGTCCTCGACAGACTGAGGAAAGGAAAATACGATGTTATATTCGTAGATCCAGTTTATCCCTGCAGCGAACTGATAGCTGAAATGTTGGACATTCCCCTTGTTTATACTCTACGGATCTCCATGGCTAATGCCATGGAGAGACTTTGTGGCCAGACTCCTGCTCCCCCTTCCTACGTCCCCGGTGCAATGAgcaaactgacagacaacatGACTTTCTCCGACAGAATCAAAAACTTTCTGTTCTACATGTCTCAGGACGCTATGTCGCTGTATATGTGGAGAAGGTTTGATAAATACTACAGTGACTATTTAGGTGAGACAAGTCATGATTTATATGCTTCTTAAAACAAGCAAGAAGACTTAAACTGTGCTATTTTGTAGGTAGACTGTCTGTAACAGTGGAGCcttttttatctatctatctatctatctatctatctatctatctatctgtctgtctgtctgtctgtctgtctatctatctatctatctatctatctatctatatttagCACTGAAGAGCGGTCCACccaaatgttcaaaatgttcaagcatggaaaaaatcattttaaaaactgcACTCAGGCGTTCTGTCTGGATTGAGTCCGCTGCCATCTACTGTACGGAAACGTTAGCACACCTAAAGCAGCACGTGCACTGCTGCTCAGGTGTTTAGAATACAATGTGTTTCAAGGAGTTTAATAGACACTCTGAAAATATCAATTTGTTCTATATGTTTCATTCAAAATCCACTTCCTTTTCAGTCAGAGGATAAAGATGTTATTTTAAGGTTTGCTCACACGTAATACAACTGTTTACAGGCACATCAGATGGTCTCTGGATGTACTAGACAACCCAAGCTTTGCTTGGACTGTACTTTGCTTTCTACTGCCTGAATTAGTACATGCCCAGTTGCTCATATAAACCAGTCAGATTAGTGTAGCATGTGTAATGGCGGGATGCACATAACACATGATTAACCAAGCTACCTTTGTGGAACAGACAAAACTCCCCCCAGGTAAACATTAGAGATTGAAATTATTCATCAGGGACAATTCAGTGGTACTCTAGTGGGAACATGCTCTTCAAAACCCACACATGATCCACTCTCTTGTATAACTTTCTGATGTGTTTATTCTCACTTTACACCGTTAGAAGttagtttttgtttgagttGTCATATCAGAGCAAAGCTTGTTAGCCAGTAGCTACACTCCTGTTGATGGCTAACTGGTTTACTGTCCTACTTCTCTGGTCAGTAGGTTAGTTCTGTGTCTTTCAGGGAAAACAGATTAATGATGGGGGAATGGGGTCATTAAGATCTCATGGAGATTGAAGCTGCAGGCTATGGTAACTTGGCAACCTCTTTTAGAAACGACAGTTCTTTCAGTATATAAAACATCTGTTTACCTGAATGAATAGATAGATAACATCTAGTTCCCAGGCCTATCATAGCTTTAGTGACATCATCACATAGGTTCCAGACCCCACTGGTGGGGAAGCTTTTTTGGTTTGGATGTCTGGTCACTACATCATCATTAACGTGACAAACATACCATACCATCATATTGTTCAAGGAGAACAtcttttattctgtgttttaatacttttttttaaaggtttaatgttttaaaatttcAAGACAATGTCACATTGATGTTTCATTGTAGGTCGACCTACGACGTTTTGTGAGATGATGGGAAAGGCTGATATCTGGCTGATCCGAACCTACTGGGACTTTGAGTATCCCCGTCCGTTCCTGCCTAACTTTAAATATGTTGGTGGTATTCACTGTAGACCTGCTAAGCCGTTACCAAAGGTAAACTATTATAAAGTTTTTAGAATTCTAGTTTAGTGTGTGAACTACATTTGTAGTGTTGGTATGTGCATGGTACCATTAACACCATCTGACCACGTTGTCTGGAAATGTGCTTCTGAGCTTAGACATACATCACAGTTCCAGGCCTTTTGCATGGCAAAACACTTATAAACACTGTTATGACTACTACATTTGTAGTGTTGTATGTGCATGGCACATCCTAATGTAGGTGATGCAGTGTGGATCAGAATATAGGGTCTGTGTTGAGTGAGCTCTTCGATGgtaccactgtgtgtgtgtgtgtgtgtgtgtgtgcgcgcgcgtgtgtgtgtgtgtctgattctctctctctctctccaggataTGGAGGAGTTTGTGGAGAGCTCAGGAGATGATGGTGTTGTGGTGTTCACTCTGGGCTCCATGATTAAGAACATGAccaaagagagagcaaacacgATCGCTTCTGCTTTGGGTCAGATACCACAGAAGGTCCTACAACATCTACCTATTCATCCATTTATTTACCCTGTTCAACGAATAACATCTGGTCAATGCAGCTATCTGTCATACGGTTTCCAGTTTACCCCCTTGTCCATTCACACAGCCATTTAACTATCCTCCAACATCCCTCATTCCATTTATCTGTTTTACGTTAAGTCATTGAGTCGTCTGGCCTTTTATGATGTTGAGAAATtcgtgtgtgttctgtgcagaATTGAAATGTTACactttgtgttcttgttttccAACAATCATGACCTTCCTAAAccagttaaaaacaacaaaagacctgaattttatttcagtcttttatttattttattttccttcacCAACACCGAAGGCAGTCTGTGTTTTCCACAAAAACTTGATCCTTAATCCcttatttttaaatctctttaaaccatttttaaacagtgaggAATAAAGCTAAATGAAGGTAGACATTTTAATTGTGTTCTACGCCTGACAAATATGTACTTCTTACAGCTAAGCACATAGATGCCACCTATGACTTGATGCACTAAACCCAAATGGTCTGTTTGGGTACAGCTAGGACAGTTTGTGCATACAGGGAAACTATACccaaaatgactgtgttttctttctaacCAACAGGTTCTGTGGAGGTACAGTGGTGAAAAGCCAGAGACTCTGGCTCCAAACACAAGACTGTACGACTGGATGCCCCAGAATGATCTACTGGGTCAGTGATTCTCATTTAGAGCCATTTGCTGGCAAACTTCTTCTCAGGGCTCTTAAAAGGATCATGCCTAAATTCAAGAGCATTTTCGTTTCCCTCACTCAAGGTCATCCAAAGACCAAAGCCTTTATCACTCATGGTGGAACCAATGGAATCTATGAGGCCATATACCATGGAGTTCCTATGGTGGGAATCCCCATGTTCGGTGATCAGTCAGACAACATGGTCCATATGAAGTCTAAAGGAGCTGCAGTCATCATGGACTTTAACAGCATGGAGACCAAAGACCTGGTGGACGGGCTCAAAGCTGTAATCAATGACCCATCGTAAGTGGTTCTCTTGATCTGATTCAATATGTACTGAATGTTTAGGTTTATGTCAGCTTCACTTAagtgttttaactgaatttaGTTGAAGTTTTAATGGTTTGATTAAGGTTAGGTTCAAAGTAGGTGTAGTGGTTCTGATGACGTTAGCCTGAAACCAGCACCTCAAATCAGACAGTGAGGGTTAAAGGGTGAGCTTCATCCCTGCAGACATACATTTTCTGTCATCAGGGATAAAACTATacataaacattattatttgtttgtttgttcacgATTTACATTGGTTGGCTGGTTGTTTTCTGTAGGTATAAGGAGAATGCCATGAGGTTGTCCAGAATCCACCACGACAGACCAGTACACCCACGGGATGAGGCCGTGTTCTGGATTGAATTTGTGATGCGCCACAAGGGGGCCAAGCACCTGAGGGTGCAGGCCCATAACCTGACCTGGTATCAGTACCACAGTCTGGATGTGTTTGCTTTCCTATTGGCCATAATTGCTCTAGTTCTCTTCATATTCTATAAAATACTGAAGTCCTGTGTTGTGAGGTGCTGTTTTAGATCCAGatctaagaaaaagaaagagtgaatcACAGAATCTACACTGAAATTTTAACCCGTTTAATTTGTTAAATTTTAGGCCGGTCTTTGCTTCATGTTCTCATCTCCTGGACCACGACTAATCctggattaaaatgaaaatgaaatggtaatataaatataatgaatattCAACATTTTGTCCAGCTCTTAATGAATAATGTGTTGAGGAAATCGTTATTTGACTGAAATTCATTAACCACTTAATCAGCTGATTAAAACCTGATAAGCACGTGCATCTTCAGTCCATGTTGGAGAAGATGACAACCTGCCAAGAACATGTACTGTAAAATATAATGGAGTGAGGTTGGTTTTGAAGAAGATGGCgattcaaaataaatgaaacaatggTTTTGATTCCAGtgtcattatttaaaataattaaaaaataatcatttgatCATTTCCCTTGTTTATATTTTGCTGAAAATTTTGACCAAACAttttaaggtttaaaaaaattGGTAGACCAGGTTTACTGTAAATCATATGCGTCTGgaattttgacattttctcacAAAGAGCAATGGTTTAAGCGTTTTTAGAATGCCTACATCTGGAGAAACGCAGAGCGAAGGGCTGCCCAGCTGTGCAGCTCACACATCCTTCCAAATGGTGGCAGTAATACAACTAACGATTGTGATATAATTGGTTTCACATTCATGATGAAGAAGAGAATTAGGACTTCCCACCACTTCCCCTGCGCAGACCCGCCCTCAACACGCCCCTGCTCTGTTCGCTGCGCCGTGATTGGTTGGTGCTCACCACTCTGCTGTCAGCCCGGCTGTAGCCCCCGGTTGTAGTTCATTCCTTTACGCTGCGACTAGTGTTAGTTCCGTTGTCGTGCCGTATTTTCATGGTAGAATCTAAGAAATCTAAGAAGTCCAATTTCACGATTCTGTTGTCGTTCGCTATTTCCGCTGGAGAGCATTGTAACCATAAACCTGATTTACGAGACAGTGAggactgaccaatcacagcggAGCAGATTTGGTGGGTTGTGTAGAAGTGGTCTCTGCCTAAGAGGCGGTAGAGGTGTGGGGTGTTTTACGTGGATAGAAAGTGTGTAGTTGAAAATTCGGTGAAAATTTGACAGTTGTGTTTACTTTTTGGATCCGTTACAGCATCACGAAAGGCTTGCACGGACATAATCGAGAGGTTTTGGTTGCCTGAAAATGGAAGTCGACGATGAAGATGAGCTTGACTGGATTCAGAGTCCAGATATGCTCGACACAGGTTTGTTATGATGCAGAAACGTTCAGAGTTTAACCAGTCATCTTTATTTATGACGTTTTCAGAAGGTTAAAGCATGACACGACCCATCTTCAGAAACCTTCGTGCTTTTTAAACTATTAAGTTACATGCGCTGTTTATAGTACTGTTCCAGATAGATACTGCGTTCAAAACATAGATTGGGTTTAAGGATTGCACATTATACATGATTTTAGTAAACGAGTATTTAACGGTatttcatgttgtttgtgtttttttaaatacagcaaGCATATTAGCGCAGTGCAGTAGCGGAGTGAATGAGAACAACGTTAGGTCAGATGTAGAGCAATAGTAGAAGATCCGGGGTCGTCCGGCCACTTTGAAGGCCGAATAATAACGTTACAGATGTGGAAGACCTAGTTCTAGTCAACAACTTTGacatttcaaatttatttggAAATACTGTGTGAAGATGTAACTTCGTAGAGCTCGGGATGTGAATTAGGTcgttatgcaaaaaaaaaaaaaaaaagcatttgaccgaAAAATATGCAAATCATTTATCGAGCCGTTTGAATTCCCAACAGACGCTAAAACAAGCGTTGTAGCGGGCTCCACACATGAAACATGGTGCACTAACCTCTTAAATTTCAGTTTAAGTCAGGTCTAGTTTTAAGCTCTTTTCTGGGAATCAGCCCCGTGTGTTGTAATTTCCCTGAACAGAATAATGATATGATATTTTAACAGAATCTGTCCCAATCGCAGTCTCGTAACAAAGATGtatctgaagtgtgtgtgtaacattttattatttttatctgtCCAGAGTCTTCACAGCGAGTCATTCTGCATTTTGACTTGGACTGCTTCTATGCTCAAGTGGAAATGATCCGAAATCCATCTTTACGGGACCTTCCTCTAGGTTTGAATGGTCATTTTTCACTACCATCGCCTGACAATAATACGGTTCAAACAGATGTTTTCGCTACATTTGAACTCCGTATGTATGAGCGTCATTCGTTAATGCTTTACCCATCATCCCTCTGCAGATTGACTGTTACTGTTCATATCATACAGACGTACTTCATACTCTGACTTTCGAATTGATGGTTACTTCTGAGAGTGTCTACAGATTAAtctaatctgtaatctgtaatctaAATTTGAATTGGCATCACAGTGGTAGCGACAGTGGTTCTTTTCGTTCCTTTCGTTTGAAGTAAAAacaagatggggggggggggggggggggggggggttaattaAAACAATCTTAAAGATTAGACGTAGAGGGGAACAGGTTTTAGTTCTTCAGTTCTGTGAAATCAAAAGTAACACATTCCCTTCAGTTCTGTCCATTTCTTTCTGTGCTGAATCTTATAGGCATTCAACAGAAGTACATCATTGTGACTTCTAACTATGTGGCCAGGCAGCACGGCGTGACGAAGCTAATGTCTGTGTCAGACGCCAAAGAGAAATGCCCTCAGCTGGTCCTGGTGAACGGAGAGGATCTTACCTGTTACAGAGAGATGTCTTACAAAGTCACAGGTCTCCACAAAGTCATTTACCCTCCACTAATCACTACTCATCTTACCTATTACAGAGAGATGTCTTACAAAGTCACAGGTCTCCACAAAGTCATTTACCCTCCACTAATCACTACTCATCTGGGGGCCAGTGCTGATTATTTCATCCTTGAGACAGCAGATTTTCTCGTGTCATTTAATTCTGAAAGTGTCAGTTTGTGTTGCCTTTAATATGCATGTACATGAATTAAATTCAGCTACAGGAGCACTACCTAACAATGCTGTCTCAAAGTCAAATTTTAACAGTTGTTGtcttaaataaacaacaacaataacaacaaaccCCCCCTCTGGAACGGCCACGGTGCAACTGCAGTCAGTTTGACGCttttacaaagacacacattgGCAGATCTTCAGTGCCGTGGTAAGGTCTGCTTTCTCCATTGTACACTTGAATGTGAAGATTGCCCAGCCTGTCAGTCATACAGGGATCGGCCCCGGCAGAACTGCCTGGGTGCACACAGAGTTAGTGGCATTTGTGGCCCAGTCAGTGAGCTCTAGGCCAAAAACCTAGGTTGTTTTGTGGTTGTGAGATGgctctgtgtgacagtgggCTCTTGAATCAAAGTATTCAGCCTCAGCAttgctcccacacacatactctcgCCTCTGATTCGAGAATAAAATACCATGTCTCTTTGGATTTGCTTCTCTGACGTGAACTTGTTGCCGTTTGCTTTTGTAACAGACCTGCTGATGTCACACTGCCCCCTGGTGGAGAGGCTGGGTTTTGACGAGAACTTCGTGGACGTCACAGAGTTGGTGGAGTCCAGACTGAAAGAGACTccgctctctgctctctctttcgttGGTCATATTT encodes:
- the LOC115828024 gene encoding UDP-glucuronosyltransferase 2A2-like isoform X4, with amino-acid sequence MRPHSRILPCLISGLCLLQNINCGNILVWYTEGSHWINLKPVLDTLVDRGHHVTVLLPNASIFMDLNETTSYNYENFNVSLSTSDLKNAMERFFRFSMYEMDHMNSIEIFFKFFEIISKHLDMVLVYCDGLLHSEPVLDRLRKGKYDVIFVDPVYPCSRPTTFCEMMGKADIWLIRTYWDFEYPRPFLPNFKYVGGIHCRPAKPLPKDMEEFVESSGDDGVVVFTLGSMIKNMTKERANTIASALGQIPQKVLWRYSGEKPETLAPNTRLYDWMPQNDLLGHPKTKAFITHGGTNGIYEAIYHGVPMVGIPMFGDQSDNMVHMKSKGAAVIMDFNSMETKDLVDGLKAVINDPSYKENAMRLSRIHHDRPVHPRDEAVFWIEFVMRHKGAKHLRVQAHNLTWYQYHSLDVFAFLLAIIALVLFIFYKILKSCVVRCCFRSRSKKKKE
- the LOC115828024 gene encoding UDP-glucuronosyltransferase 2C1-like isoform X1, translating into MRPHSRILPCLISGLCLLQNINCGNILVWYTEGSHWINLKPVLDTLVDRGHHVTVLLPNASIFMDLNETTSYNYENFNVSLSTSDLKNAMERFFRFSMYEMDHMNSIEIFFKFFEIISKHLDMVLVYCDGLLHSEPVLDRLRKGKYDVIFVDPVYPCSELIAEMLDIPLVYTLRISMANAMERLCGQTPAPPSYVPGAMSKLTDNMTFSDRIKNFLFYMSQDAMSLYMWRRFDKYYSDYLGRPTTFCEMMGKADIWLIRTYWDFEYPRPFLPNFKYVGGIHCRPAKPLPKDMEEFVESSGDDGVVVFTLGSMIKNMTKERANTIASALGQIPQKVLWRYSGEKPETLAPNTRLYDWMPQNDLLGHPKTKAFITHGGTNGIYEAIYHGVPMVGIPMFGDQSDNMVHMKSKGAAVIMDFNSMETKDLVDGLKAVINDPSYKENAMRLSRIHHDRPVHPRDEAVFWIEFVMRHKGAKHLRVQAHNLTWYQYHSLDVFAFLLAIIALVLFIFYKILKSCVVRCCFRSRSKKKKE
- the LOC115828024 gene encoding UDP-glucuronosyltransferase 2A2-like isoform X2, producing the protein MRPHSRILPCLISGLCLLQNINCGNILVWYTEGSHWINLKPVLDTLVDRGHHVTVLLPNASIFMDLNETTSYNYENFNVSLSTSDLKNAMERFFRFSMYEMDHMNSIEIFFKFFEIISKHLDMVLVYCDGLLHSEPVLDRLRKGKYDVIFVDPVYPCSELIAEMLDIPLVYTLRISMANAMERLCGQTPAPPSYVPGAMSKLTDNMTFSDRIKNRPTTFCEMMGKADIWLIRTYWDFEYPRPFLPNFKYVGGIHCRPAKPLPKDMEEFVESSGDDGVVVFTLGSMIKNMTKERANTIASALGQIPQKVLWRYSGEKPETLAPNTRLYDWMPQNDLLGHPKTKAFITHGGTNGIYEAIYHGVPMVGIPMFGDQSDNMVHMKSKGAAVIMDFNSMETKDLVDGLKAVINDPSYKENAMRLSRIHHDRPVHPRDEAVFWIEFVMRHKGAKHLRVQAHNLTWYQYHSLDVFAFLLAIIALVLFIFYKILKSCVVRCCFRSRSKKKKE
- the LOC115828024 gene encoding UDP-glucuronosyltransferase 2A1-like isoform X3, encoding MRPHSRILPCLISGLCLLQNINCGNILVWYTEGSHWINLKPVLDTLVDRGHHVTVLLPNASIFMDLNETTSYNYENFNVSLSTSDLKNAMERFFRFSMYEMDHMNSIEIFFKFFEIISKHLDMVLVYCDGLLHSEPVLDRLRKGKYDVIFVDPVYPCSELIAEMLDIPLVYTLRISMANAMERLCGQTPAPPSYVPGAMSKLTDNMTFSDRIKNFLFYMSQDAMSLYMWRRFDKYYSDYLGRPTTFCEMMGKADIWLIRTYWDFEYPRPFLPNFKYVGGIHCRPAKPLPKVLWRYSGEKPETLAPNTRLYDWMPQNDLLGHPKTKAFITHGGTNGIYEAIYHGVPMVGIPMFGDQSDNMVHMKSKGAAVIMDFNSMETKDLVDGLKAVINDPSYKENAMRLSRIHHDRPVHPRDEAVFWIEFVMRHKGAKHLRVQAHNLTWYQYHSLDVFAFLLAIIALVLFIFYKILKSCVVRCCFRSRSKKKKE